In the Rubrivivax gelatinosus IL144 genome, GGCGCGGTGATGGTCGCGATCGTGCTGTTCGCCTTCCTGCTGTCGGCGCGCACGACGCTGATCTCGCTGCTGGCGATCCCGCTGTCGCTGGCGGTGACGGCGCTGGTCTTCAAGGCGCTGGGCCAGTCGATCAACGTGATGACGCTGGGCGGCCTGGCGATCGCCATCGGCGAGCTGGTCGACGACGCCGTGGTCGACGTCGAGAACATCCTGCGCCGGCTCAGGCACAACCGCGGGCTGGCGGCGCCGCTGCCGGTGTTCGAGGTCGTGCGCCAGGCCAGCGTCGAGGTGCGCTCGGGCATCGTCTACGCGACGCTGATCGTCGTGCTGGTCTTCGTGCCGCTGTTCGCGCTGCCGGGCATCGAGGGCCGGCTGTTCACGCCGCTGGGCATCGCCTACATCGTCTCGGTGCTGGCCTCGATGGCGGTGTCGATGACGGTGACGCCGGCGCTGGCCTCGTGGCTGCTGCCGCGCATGAAGACGCTGGACCGCGGCGACAGCCCGCTGGTGGCGCGGCTCAAGCGCTGGGACGAGCGGCTGCTGGCCTGGTCCTTCGGGCACGCGAAGGCGCTGATCGGCGTCGCCCTGGTCGCGGTGGCCGCCGCCGCGGCCAGCGTGCCGTTCTTCCCGCGCGCCTTCCTGCCGGCCTTCAACGAAGGCTCGGCCGTCGTCGGCGTGCTGCTCGAGCCCGGCACCTCGCTGGCCGAGAGCGGGCGCATCGGCGCGCTCGCCGAGTCGCTGCTGCTGACGGTGCCCGAGGTCGTGCAGGTCGGCCGTCGCACCGGCCGCGCCGAACTCGACGAACACGCCGAGGGCGTGCATTCGTCGGAGATCGAGGTCGACCTGAAACCCGGCGAGCGCAGCCGCGACGCGGTGATGGCCGACATCCGGCGCGTGCTGGCGGTGCTGCCGGCGCAGGTGAGCGTCGGCCAGCCGATCTCGCACCGGCTGGACCACCTGCTGTCGGGCGTGCGCGCGCAGATCGCGATCAAGGTCTTCGGCGACGACACCGACACGCTGCGCGGCGTGGCCGAGCAGCTGCGGCAGGCGCTGGCCGGCGTGCCCGGCCTCGTCGACCTGAGCGTAGAGAAGCAGGTGCTGATCCCGCAGCTGGCCGTGCGCCTGGACCCGCGCAAGGCGGCGCAGGCCGGCCTGTCGCCGGGCGAGGCGGTGCGCGTGCTGCAGGCGCTGACCGACGGCACGACGGCGGCGCAGATCGTCGACGGCGCGCGCCGCTACGACCTCGTGCTGCGCCTGCCCGACATGGCGCGCAGCCCTCAGGCGCTGGCGCAGACGCTGATCGACACGCCGTCCGGCCGCATTCCGGTGGCGGCGATCGCGACGCTGGAAGAGACCGACGGCCCGAACCAGATCGGGCGCGAGAACGGCCGCCGGCGCATCGTCGTCTACGCCAACGGCGACGGCTCGGACATGGCGCGCATCGTCGGCGACATCCGCGCCGCCATCGCCGCGACGGCACTGCCCGAGGGCGTGTCGGTCAGCCTCGAAGGCCAGTTCCAGGCCCAGGAGCAGGCCACGCGGCTGATCGCGGCGCTGTCGGCGGTGTCGCTGGCGATGGTCTTCCTGGTGCTGGTCTCGCGCTACCGCTCGGCGCTGCTGGCGGCCATCGTCATGGCCAACATCCCGCTGGCGCTGATCGGCAGCGTCGTGGCGATGTGGCTGACGGGCGTGTCGCTGTCGGTGGCGTCGATGATCGGCTTCATCACGCTGGCCGGCATCGCGTCGCGCAACGGCATCCTGAAGATCAGCCACTACCTGAACCTGATGCGGCTGGAGCACGAGCCCTTCGGCGAGGCGCTGGTCGTGCGCGGTTCGCTGGAGCGGCTGACGCCGGTGCTGATGACCGCCCTGGTCGCCGCCTTCGCGCTGACGCCGCTGCTGACGTCGGCCGACGCGCCGGGCAAGGAGATCCTGCACCCGGTGGCCGTCGTCATCTTCGGCGGCCTCGTCAGCTCGACCTTGCTGGACACCTTGCTGACGCCGGTGCTGTTCCTGCGTTTCGGCCGCCGCGCGGCCGAACGCCTGCTCGCCTCCTCCTCCGCGCCGGCCGACACGCCTGCAGGCCGGCCGCGCGAGGCTTTTTGACCCTGTCGGAGATCACGATGAAAAGAAGCTACCTGTCCCTGGCCGCCGCGTTCGCGTGCGCGCTGTCCGTCCCCGCACTGGCCCACGGCGACGCCAAGCCGCTGTACGGCGGCGTCGTGCAACTCGTCGCCGACCTGCAGTTCGAACTGGTGCCGCAGGCCGGCGGCGCGGCGCTGTACGTGGTCGACCACGGCAAACCGGCCGACGCGTCGGCGATGAGCGGCCGCCTCGTCGTGCTCAACGGCACGCGCAAGAGCGAAGCGGCGCTGAAGCCGGCCGGCGGCAACAAGCTCGAGGCCGCCGGCCTGCTCGTCGAGAAAGGCGCCAAGGCCGTGGCCACCGTGAACCGGCCCGGCGCCGCGCCGCTGACGGTGCGCTTCGCGCCGTGACCTGCGGGGCGGGCGGGCGCGTGGTTCAGCGAAGCCGCGGTGTGCGGCCTCAGAACGCGCTCTTGACCACCCCGCCATCCACGCGCAGCGCGGCGCCGGTCGTCGCCGAGGCCAGCGGGCTGGCGACGTAGGCGACCAGCGAGGCCACTTCCTGCGGCGATGCAAAACGCTTGATCAGCGAGGTCGGCCGCACCTGCTCGAAGAACTCGGCCTCGACCTGCTCGAAGCTCTTGCCGCCCGAGCGCGCCAGGTCTTCGACGAAGTCGCCCACGCCGCGCGACCGGGTCGGGCCGGGCAGCACGCTGTTGACCGTGATTCCGGTGCCGGCGACGGACTCGGCCAGGCCGCGCGACACGGCGAGCTGCGCCGTCTTGGTCATGCCGTAGTGGATCATCTCGCTCGGGATCTGCACGGCGCTTTCGCTGGAGATGAACACGATCCGTCCCCAGTTGGCGCGCTTCATCGCCGGCAGCACCAGGCGCGCCAGCCGCACGCCGCTGAGCACGTTGACGTCGAAGAAGCGTCGCCAGTCTTCGTCGGGAATCTCCTCGAACGGCTTGGGCTCGAAGATGCCGAGGTTGTTGACGAGGATCTCGATGCCGGGGAACTGCCGCACGGCCAGCTCGGCGGCGTTCGCGTCGCTCAGATCGGCGGCCAGGCCGTGCACGGTGCCCCGCGTCTCGGCACGGATGCGCTGCACCGCGTCGTCGACGGCCGACTGCGTGCGCCCGTTGACGATGACGGCCGCGCCCTCCTGGGCCAGCGTGCGCGCGATCGCGTAGCCGATGCCGGCCGTGCTGCCGCTCACGAGGGCCAGCTTGTCGTCGAGTTGAAGGTCCATCTCGGTGATCTCCCGTGTCAGGCCGCGAAGCCGCCGTCGATGAGCAGGTCGGCGCCGGTGACGAACGCCGCTTCCGGGCCGGCCAGGTAGGCCACCATGCCGGCGATCTCGTCGGCCCGGCCGTGGCGAGGAATCGCCATCAGGCCGTGCATGGTCGCGGCGAAGTCGCCGGTCTGCGGATTCATGTCGGTGTCCACCGGGCCGGGAGACACGTTGTTCACGGTGATGCCGCGCGGGCCCAGGTCGCGCGCCAGCCCCTTGACCAGGCCCACCAGGGCGGCCTTGCTCATCGCGTACGGCGCGCCGCCGGCAAACGGCATGCGCTGCGCGTTGGTGCTGCCGATGTTGACGATGCGCCCGCCGTCCTTCATGTGCCGGGCGGCGGCCTGCGTGGCGACGAACACGGAGCGGATGTTGACGGCCACGGTGCGGTCGAAGTCGGCGAGCGTGAACTGCTCCAGCGGCGCGAGGGTCAGCACGCCGGCGCTGTTGACCAGGATGTCGAGGCGGCCGTAACGATCCGCCACGCCGTCGATCGCCTGGCTCAGGCTGGCCGGTTCGTTGCCGTCCGCCTTGACGGCGACGGCCTGGCCACCGCCGGCGACGATCTCCCGGACGAGCGCCTCGGCCGCACCGGCCGAGGCCGCGTAGCCGACGGCGACGGTGGCGCCGTCGCGCGCCAGTCGGCGTGCCGTCGCGGCGCCGATGCCGCGCGAGCCCCCGTGGATGAAGGCGACCTTGCCGGCCAGAGGCAGGGCGGCGGTCGACGGGTTGGCGTGGAGGGCGGTGTTCATGTCGCTTCCTTTCGGACTCGGGTTGGAGGCGTCCAGTGTGGGCGGCGGCATCTCGTCGCGGTAGCCAGCGAATCGCGCGTTCAGTTTCAACCTTCGGTATAAGACGGTGGATGTCGACCGAACTCCGCGGCGCGCTGGACGCCTTCATCACGGCCGCCGACGCCGGCAGCTTCTCGGCTGCGGCGCGCCGCCTGGGCCTGACGCCGGCAGCGGTCAGCAAGAGCGTGGCCCAGCTGGAGGCCCG is a window encoding:
- a CDS encoding SDR family NAD(P)-dependent oxidoreductase gives rise to the protein MDLQLDDKLALVSGSTAGIGYAIARTLAQEGAAVIVNGRTQSAVDDAVQRIRAETRGTVHGLAADLSDANAAELAVRQFPGIEILVNNLGIFEPKPFEEIPDEDWRRFFDVNVLSGVRLARLVLPAMKRANWGRIVFISSESAVQIPSEMIHYGMTKTAQLAVSRGLAESVAGTGITVNSVLPGPTRSRGVGDFVEDLARSGGKSFEQVEAEFFEQVRPTSLIKRFASPQEVASLVAYVASPLASATTGAALRVDGGVVKSAF
- a CDS encoding efflux RND transporter permease subunit, coding for MFNWIVRHSLHNRLLVLAVAALLLVYGALSATRMPVDVFPALDKPVVTVMTEAGGMAPEEVELRVSYPLETALNGMPGVTRVRSSSGVGLSVVYAEFDWGTDVYRNRQLVAERLALVREQMPAGVNPTMGPVSSIMGEVMLLALPLDASAGAAVTPMQAREYADFVLRPRLLSVPGVAQVIPIGGERRQLRVEPDGTRMAAAGVSLSQIESALQGFAANAGGGFVDLCGREFLIRHLARTASAEDLQGMAVAWRDGRPVRLEQVARVGFAAGVKRGDAGHDGAPAVILSIQKQPDADTVRVTRDIEAALDEIARARPAGLAAPEVLFRQADFIQASVRNVGEALRDGAVMVAIVLFAFLLSARTTLISLLAIPLSLAVTALVFKALGQSINVMTLGGLAIAIGELVDDAVVDVENILRRLRHNRGLAAPLPVFEVVRQASVEVRSGIVYATLIVVLVFVPLFALPGIEGRLFTPLGIAYIVSVLASMAVSMTVTPALASWLLPRMKTLDRGDSPLVARLKRWDERLLAWSFGHAKALIGVALVAVAAAAASVPFFPRAFLPAFNEGSAVVGVLLEPGTSLAESGRIGALAESLLLTVPEVVQVGRRTGRAELDEHAEGVHSSEIEVDLKPGERSRDAVMADIRRVLAVLPAQVSVGQPISHRLDHLLSGVRAQIAIKVFGDDTDTLRGVAEQLRQALAGVPGLVDLSVEKQVLIPQLAVRLDPRKAAQAGLSPGEAVRVLQALTDGTTAAQIVDGARRYDLVLRLPDMARSPQALAQTLIDTPSGRIPVAAIATLEETDGPNQIGRENGRRRIVVYANGDGSDMARIVGDIRAAIAATALPEGVSVSLEGQFQAQEQATRLIAALSAVSLAMVFLVLVSRYRSALLAAIVMANIPLALIGSVVAMWLTGVSLSVASMIGFITLAGIASRNGILKISHYLNLMRLEHEPFGEALVVRGSLERLTPVLMTALVAAFALTPLLTSADAPGKEILHPVAVVIFGGLVSSTLLDTLLTPVLFLRFGRRAAERLLASSSAPADTPAGRPREAF
- a CDS encoding SDR family oxidoreductase; its protein translation is MNTALHANPSTAALPLAGKVAFIHGGSRGIGAATARRLARDGATVAVGYAASAGAAEALVREIVAGGGQAVAVKADGNEPASLSQAIDGVADRYGRLDILVNSAGVLTLAPLEQFTLADFDRTVAVNIRSVFVATQAAARHMKDGGRIVNIGSTNAQRMPFAGGAPYAMSKAALVGLVKGLARDLGPRGITVNNVSPGPVDTDMNPQTGDFAATMHGLMAIPRHGRADEIAGMVAYLAGPEAAFVTGADLLIDGGFAA